TTTTAGGGTCATTCCAGATAGTATTCAACTTGTTTTGGGATCTTTTTGAAAGGAGAAGTACAAACAGTCATTTCTCTATGCAAGCTATAGCAACTAACAATATTCGGAAATCGTCCTTCTTTAAAAAAAACCGTATCTTTGAGGTTCACTTAAGTCAAGACGCAGTAAAACTCCTTTCCAATGAGTAAAAAAGGTAAAGTATTAGTAGCCATGAGTGGCGGTGTAGACTCATCTGTAGCAGCTGTGATGTTGCAAGAACAAGGATATGAGGTCATCGGCATTACCATGAAAACGTGGGATTATCACCGAAGCGGCGGAAATTCTGATAAAGAGACCGGATGCTGTACGGTAGAGTCGATGAACGATGCTCGCCATATCGCCGTAAACCACGGTTTTAAGCACTTTATCGTAGATATAAGGGAAGAGTTCGGCGACTGGGTAATTGATCGTTTCGTGGATGATTATTTAGGTGGAAGGACTCCTAATCCCTGTGTGCTTTGTAATACTCACATAAAATGGGCGGCCCTGCTAAAACGAGCTGATAACTTAGGCTGTGATTTCATTGCGACCGGGCATTATGCAAAAGTCCGCGAAGAAAATGGTCGCTATGTCATTTCACGTGGACACGATCCCAAAAAAGATCAGTCTTACGCACTTTGGGGAGTTGCTCAAAAGCATTTAGCTCGTACTATTTTTCCGCTTGGCAACTATCCCAAAACAGAAATTCGGCAGATTGCTGAAGACCACGGATTATTAAACGTGGCTAATAAGCCTGATTCTTATGAAATCTGTTTCGTACCTGATGACGATTACCGACGTTTTTTACGCGACCGTGTTGACGGCCTTGAAGAAAGAGTTTCCGGCGGGAAGTTTGTGGATCAGGAAGGTAATATTGTAGGAGAGCATGAAGGCTATCCCTTTTATACTATTGGTCAGCGCCGTGGGTTAGATCTTGCTATGGGAACACCAGTTTATGTTACAAATATTGACCCGGTAACTAATACCATCACCATTGGGGAGAAAAAAGATCTTGTAAGCTCTACGCTGATTGCCGGTGAACTGAATCTCATCAAATACGACAAGATCCCGGAAGACAATATGGAAATTACCGGTGCTATTCGGTACAACGACGAAGGAGCCATTGGGGAAGTGACTCAACTTTCCGAAGATCAGATGAAAGTTCACTTTCCGGCAGGGAGGGAAGCCATCACTCCCGGACAAGCTATTGTTTGTTATGAAGGTGATGACGTATTGGCCGGCGGCTGGATTAAAAAAGTAAGTGTTGGGATGGATGATTTAATTCCGGCCTGATATATTTTCACGAAACAACTCACTACCTCAGGCGTTTAAGTTACCGTCTAACAAATCAAACAAATCTATTATGAAAACAAGACGTCTTTTTGCATTTACTTTTGCTCTGCTCATCGCTTTAAGTTCTTCAGCTGCTTACGCTCAGTTTGAGGGACAGGTCACCATGAATTTATTTAGTTATGATAACGGTCAGCCGGAAGTCAGCGAACTCAACTTGTTTGCGACCAAAGACCGCATCATGATAAAAGGTGAAGAGAATATGGAACTGATGGGGGGAATAAGCTCAGGAGGATTGCTTATTCGTAATGATATGAAAGACTTTGTCATCATGACGGAAAGCGATAAAGCCCTTCAGGCAACCAAAGCCGGAATCGAATCAATGGTTGAAATGATGTTTAGCTGGGCAGGAGAGTCAGAATCTGACTCCGAGGGACCTGAGGTTGAATATGTATTTACTGATCGCCAGAAAACGATAAACGGATATGAAACAACTGAGATGATCGTTAAGGATGCTGAAAATCCTAATAAGCATATTTCTGTTTGGTTAACACCGGGTATTGATATCAACTGGGGAATGCTTGCAGAGCCTTGGAAAGGGATGCCAAAAAGCATGGATAAAGAATTAAATGGAATGTCTCAGGATGTATTCTTTAAAGGTAAAAACTTTCCAATGATGATAGAATCTGTTGAAGGAGAAGAGCGAACAAAGGTAATGGAAGTTCGAAACGTAAACCGATCAAGTATTGCTAAAGCCATGGTTGAAGTGCCAGCGGGTGTTCAGCTAATAAGCCTTCAGGAATTCATTTTTAATATGATGATGGAGTAAGTTTTACTTAAAAAAAATAGAAAAGGCGCTGTTCAATTAAGAACAGCGCCTTTTTTTATTCGAGGGATAAAACCTTCAAAACGTTTACTTGATAAGCGTCATCTGCTTAGTAAGTGTTTGACTGCCGGATTGCAATCGGTAAATGTATATCCCGGAAGCAAGAGCGCTGGCATCAAAGTTAACAGAATGTTCACCTGCATTGAATCTTTTGTTGGCAACTACAGCAACTTCCTGTCCAAGCATATTATAAACGGTCAAAGAAGCCTGACCAGATTCAGCAAGAGTAAAGCTGATGTTGGTAGTTGGGTTAAACGGATTCGGGTAATTTTGGCCTAATGTAAATTCATCAGGAGAATCCGAAATTCCTTCTTCATTTGAAGTAACCATGCCACGTTCCAGATTAGCCGTTCTTGGCTCACTGGCCGTTTCATCACTACCATCGGTAGCAATAACTCTGTGATAAATGGTCGCGGTAGCTCCAAGGTCAACACCAAGGTCG
Above is a window of Balneola sp. DNA encoding:
- a CDS encoding tRNA 2-thiouridine(34) synthase MnmA; translated protein: MSKKGKVLVAMSGGVDSSVAAVMLQEQGYEVIGITMKTWDYHRSGGNSDKETGCCTVESMNDARHIAVNHGFKHFIVDIREEFGDWVIDRFVDDYLGGRTPNPCVLCNTHIKWAALLKRADNLGCDFIATGHYAKVREENGRYVISRGHDPKKDQSYALWGVAQKHLARTIFPLGNYPKTEIRQIAEDHGLLNVANKPDSYEICFVPDDDYRRFLRDRVDGLEERVSGGKFVDQEGNIVGEHEGYPFYTIGQRRGLDLAMGTPVYVTNIDPVTNTITIGEKKDLVSSTLIAGELNLIKYDKIPEDNMEITGAIRYNDEGAIGEVTQLSEDQMKVHFPAGREAITPGQAIVCYEGDDVLAGGWIKKVSVGMDDLIPA